In Eubacteriales bacterium mix99, the DNA window GGGTAATGTCAGCTTCTGATATACAGACATTTTATGCAGAAGTAAAAAAAGTTGACGAGCACTCTATATTGGTTGAAGGTATTTCCCTCAATGCTGAGGATTATCGAGGGGAGTTTCAATATGATTTATGGGAAGGATTAAACATTTATAGGCAGGAAACTGTTATCCCTCTTTCTGATTTGTCAGAAGGTGATTTGGTTTCAATCACGCTACTCACCGACCGCACAGGAATCACAAATATTTTCAAAATTCAGCTATTAGCTGATGTGAATTAAACTTGCGTTACAAACAATGCCATTGTCATAGGGGTGATGCTATAGAAAAAAATGGTTATTATGCCCTGTCTGTGGCAACAAAACCCGCAACAGGATACGCGAAGATACGGTGTTGATTAACTTCCCGTTATATTGTCCGAAATGCAAACAGGAAGTGCTAATCAATGTACAACAACTGAATATGTCAGTTATCAAAGAGCCAGACGCACAGACGCAGAGCCGATAACACGCAGATATGAAATGCGGTTATTGGCTCTTTTTTTTGACAACGACAACGCTATGCGATTACTGACAAATTGCAACACGAACACAAAACACCTACGGACTATTTCGGTTATCAATATGAACACACACATCATCATATAATTGCTAATAATTCCCTTATGCCCGGTTGCGCCATGCAGCCGGGCTTTTTTGCGTTTTTCTCAAAAGTTTTTTTGGAAAATCCACCGACATTTTCGGCATTTCCAAAATGCCTGGTGTTGAGGGTTTACGAAAGGGGAAATCATCACCCGTTTTCGCGGTTGCGAAAGGAGGTGAATACCATGAATGAACCTGTTCGTACCCAGTGGCAAATCCGTTGCGCCTTTAACAGCTATTGCAAACGGGCGTTGAAGAATGAAGCAGCCAACGCCCACAGGGACACGAAGCGTCAGCAGATACGCGAAGTGACTTTTTCTGACCTGTCCCTACAGGAGGAAAATCAGCTTTACACCTATGACCGCTATTTTGCAGATGATGAAGCTGAACAATCCTTTTGTGTTGCGGGAAAGGAAA includes these proteins:
- a CDS encoding sigma-70 family RNA polymerase sigma factor; the encoded protein is MNEPVRTQWQIRCAFNSYCKRALKNEAANAHRDTKRQQIREVTFSDLSLQEENQLYTYDRYFADDEAEQSFCVAGKEITAKLLAEALHSLPEEKRNAVLLYYFFEMSDVEIAELYAIPRSTVQYRGTSSFELLKRYLEERAYDSNDW